A part of Sulfurimonas sp. HSL-1716 genomic DNA contains:
- a CDS encoding type II secretion system F family protein — protein sequence MNYFTATVLSKGKKEEHGFYAESKKEAHYLAKIKFSGIIIKVVESKPPLEEQLKQFKASLTKNLKRKKVKQDALIASTRQLAVMTNAGISIHDSIKEIARSTNDENLRDIFLSIADDINSGHSLSHAVGNYRYELGNLTLAMVELGEKTGNVAEALYSLSDMLEEIRSNIIKFKKAMAYPRNVMIAMAVAFTILISYVVPQFKSIFEELGAQLPLPTIILLKLEYLFNNFGPYLLAALFIIYMIFKYLINNYRNIRYGFHKFLLRVYLIKNIIKFATLSRFTLVFSELVRAGIPIAEALETSITMIDNLPLKEKLSTVRATVEKGGTLNTGLKETELFENMIVQMVSAGESSGQLDSMMQKVADYYKMRFDAIIDGLSEAIEPVMLFIIAAMVLLLALGIFLPMWDMGNAVHGRR from the coding sequence ATGAATTATTTTACTGCAACTGTTCTTTCAAAAGGAAAGAAAGAGGAACACGGGTTTTATGCTGAGAGTAAAAAAGAAGCTCATTATCTTGCAAAGATCAAGTTTTCAGGGATAATAATCAAAGTTGTTGAATCAAAACCTCCATTAGAGGAGCAGTTAAAACAATTTAAAGCGAGCCTGACAAAAAATCTAAAAAGAAAAAAAGTAAAACAGGATGCATTGATCGCATCGACAAGACAACTGGCCGTTATGACAAACGCCGGTATTTCCATACATGACTCCATCAAAGAGATCGCTCGCTCGACCAATGACGAAAATTTAAGAGACATCTTCTTATCTATTGCAGACGACATAAATTCTGGGCACAGTCTTTCCCATGCCGTAGGAAACTATAGATACGAACTCGGTAACCTTACATTAGCTATGGTCGAGCTCGGTGAGAAAACAGGGAATGTCGCAGAAGCTCTGTACTCCCTTTCGGACATGCTCGAAGAGATACGTTCAAACATTATCAAATTCAAAAAAGCAATGGCATACCCAAGAAATGTTATGATCGCTATGGCTGTCGCTTTTACCATACTTATCTCTTACGTCGTGCCTCAGTTCAAATCCATTTTCGAAGAGCTTGGAGCACAGCTTCCGCTTCCGACCATCATTCTTTTAAAACTGGAATATCTCTTTAACAACTTCGGTCCGTATCTTTTGGCTGCACTGTTTATCATTTATATGATCTTTAAATATCTGATTAATAACTATAGAAATATACGGTACGGCTTTCATAAGTTTCTTTTACGAGTGTATCTCATAAAAAATATCATTAAATTTGCTACCCTAAGCCGTTTTACCCTTGTCTTTTCAGAGCTCGTGCGTGCAGGTATCCCAATTGCAGAAGCTCTGGAGACTTCCATTACGATGATCGACAACCTTCCTTTAAAAGAGAAACTTTCTACTGTCAGAGCCACTGTTGAAAAGGGCGGAACGCTCAATACGGGTTTAAAAGAGACCGAGCTGTTTGAAAATATGATTGTACAAATGGTGTCCGCGGGTGAATCGAGCGGTCAGCTGGATTCGATGATGCAAAAAGTCGCAGATTACTATAAAATGAGATTTGATGCCATTATCGACGGATTGTCCGAAGCCATCGAGCCCGTCATGCTCTTTATCATCGCAGCCATGGTTTTATTATTGGCACTGGGGATATTCCTGCCTATGTGGGATATGGGCAACGCCGTCCATGGAAGAAGATAA
- a CDS encoding GspE/PulE family protein has product MDRITLDLLTHNHITQRQIDRLVSHGVHEDTVLYTLIKVGAVSANFVKRFIVEQIKSGKYAISILKNYQFIKESDVLQSLAEAMHLNFVDLDSIDMDYKLAERVPLNQLKKYNLLPISQDDLNLIVVFADPFNIEAQEAIQRIFPRKPVKVAIATNKQIQEYLFKIALKDSVKELVTNIRTELNSIGSIEEQQEASSILQLIDVILNACIKSRASDIHVEPTEKNCVIRSRIDGKLSEIFIFDKDIYPPLASRLKLLANLDIAEKRKPQDGRFSATLSDREFDFRISTLPILYGESIVMRILDKTKALVKLEDAGMDTASYNKLLKGLGSPFGIILVTGPTGSGKTTTLYGALNELRNVEDKVITVEDPVEYRMNLIQQVQVNASVGLSFADALRSILRQDPDKIMIGEIRDQETLEIAIKAALTGHLVISTLHTNDSISAIPRMIDMGIEPYLISGALVTVQAQRLVRKICPNCKAPDHLPESSLETYRYMIPKDTIFYKGEGCNECNGTGYMGREMICEVLPISEKLSSMIAKNSSKEDLHKQAIEEGFIGMFENGMQKAINGVTTFEEILRVAKV; this is encoded by the coding sequence ATGGATAGAATCACTTTAGATTTATTGACACATAATCATATTACCCAACGTCAAATCGACAGATTGGTCTCACATGGCGTCCATGAAGACACCGTATTATATACACTTATAAAAGTCGGTGCCGTTTCGGCGAATTTCGTGAAGCGGTTTATAGTCGAACAGATAAAAAGCGGCAAATACGCCATCAGCATCTTAAAAAACTATCAATTTATTAAAGAGTCCGATGTTCTTCAATCTCTTGCTGAAGCGATGCACCTGAATTTTGTCGACCTTGATTCGATAGATATGGACTATAAACTGGCAGAGCGCGTTCCGTTGAACCAGTTAAAAAAATATAATCTTCTTCCGATATCCCAAGACGATCTGAATCTGATCGTCGTCTTTGCGGATCCGTTTAATATCGAGGCACAGGAAGCTATCCAGAGGATATTTCCAAGAAAGCCGGTCAAAGTAGCGATCGCCACAAACAAACAGATACAAGAGTACCTGTTTAAGATCGCCCTTAAAGACAGTGTAAAAGAGCTTGTCACCAATATCCGAACGGAACTTAACTCCATCGGAAGCATAGAAGAACAGCAGGAAGCTTCATCCATTCTTCAGCTTATTGATGTAATACTAAATGCGTGTATAAAAAGCAGAGCCAGCGATATCCATGTCGAACCGACGGAAAAGAACTGTGTCATACGTTCGCGTATCGACGGCAAGTTAAGCGAGATATTCATCTTTGACAAAGATATATATCCGCCCCTTGCATCAAGACTAAAGCTTTTGGCAAATCTTGATATTGCGGAAAAAAGAAAACCTCAGGACGGCCGTTTTTCGGCAACACTGAGCGATAGAGAGTTCGATTTTCGTATATCGACATTGCCTATACTTTACGGAGAATCCATAGTTATGCGTATCTTGGATAAAACCAAAGCGCTGGTAAAACTCGAAGACGCCGGAATGGATACCGCAAGCTATAACAAGCTGCTAAAAGGTCTGGGCTCTCCTTTTGGGATAATCCTGGTCACCGGACCTACCGGTTCAGGAAAGACAACTACGCTTTACGGTGCGTTGAACGAACTGAGAAACGTGGAAGACAAGGTGATCACGGTTGAAGATCCCGTAGAGTACAGGATGAACCTAATTCAGCAGGTTCAGGTAAATGCCAGTGTCGGTCTCAGTTTTGCCGACGCATTAAGATCTATACTCCGTCAAGACCCCGATAAGATAATGATCGGGGAGATCCGTGACCAGGAAACACTTGAGATCGCTATCAAAGCAGCATTGACGGGTCACCTGGTGATCTCTACGCTACATACGAACGACTCAATCAGCGCGATCCCGCGTATGATCGATATGGGAATCGAACCTTATCTTATAAGCGGTGCTTTGGTCACGGTTCAGGCACAAAGACTTGTAAGAAAGATCTGTCCTAACTGCAAGGCTCCAGACCATCTGCCGGAATCTTCTTTAGAGACATATAGATATATGATCCCTAAAGATACGATCTTTTATAAAGGCGAAGGATGTAACGAGTGTAACGGAACGGGTTATATGGGGCGTGAGATGATATGTGAGGTTCTGCCGATATCTGAAAAACTATCTAGTATGATCGCGAAAAATTCATCGAAAGAGGATCTGCATAAACAAGCGATCGAAGAGGGTTTTATCGGTATGTTTGAAAACGGCATGCAAAAAGCGATAAACGGCGTAACGACATTTGAAGAGATATTAAGGGTGGCAAAAGTATGA